A single Phragmites australis chromosome 4, lpPhrAust1.1, whole genome shotgun sequence DNA region contains:
- the LOC133916529 gene encoding probable 4-hydroxy-tetrahydrodipicolinate reductase 2, chloroplastic, translating to MLSLRPPHTTFSRPPPPPRRGRLDGAGAPRCVGAAAQAAAPETAALPASVSFPILVNGCTGNMGLSVAEAAASRGLHLVPVSFSSREKLDRTIQVGQTDVRIYGPSAREDVLSSIIDEFPDVIVVDYTAPASVNSNAELYCKLGLPFVMGTTGGNKQLLYTSVQDSRNYALISPQMGKQVVAFVAAMKIMANQFPGAFSSYHLEVLESHQAGKLDTSGTAKDVIACFEKLGVPYDMNRIVKIRDPEQQLEMVGVPEEHIEGHAFHLYHLTSPDDSVSFEFQHNVCGRSIYAEGTIDAAIFLHRKVQSKDSKRIYNMDDVLREGYMR from the exons ATGCTCTCCTTGCGGCCACCGCACACTACCTTCTcgcggccaccgccgccgccgagacGGGGCCGCCTCGATGGAGCCGGCGCACCGCGGTGTGTTGGCGCGGCGGCACAGGCGGCTGCCCCGGAGACAGCTGCGCTGCCGGCGAGCGTCTCTTTCCCGATACTG GTGAATGGCTGCACTGGTAACATGGGGTTATCTGTCGCTGAAGCAGCTGCTTCTAGGGGCCTTCACCTAGTTCCTGTTTCATTCAGTAGTAGAGAGAAGCTTGATAGAACAATACAAGTTGGACAAACAGACGTTCGGATATATGGTCCTTCTGCAAGAGAAGATGTTCTTTCATCCATCATTGATGAATTCCCAGATGTCATTGTTGTGGACTACACGGCACCTGCTTCAGTAAACT CTAACGCTGAGCTCTATTGCAAGCTTGGTTTGCCATTTGTGATGGGCACAACTGGTGGGAACAAGCAGTTACTCTACACGTcagtgcaagattcaagaaacTATGCACTGATATCTCCACAGATGGGCAAACAG GTGGTTGCATTTGTTGCTGCAATGAAAATCATGGCCAACCAGTTTCCTGGAGCCTTTTCAAGCTATCATTTAGAG GTTCTAGAATCCCATCAAGCTGGCAAGCTGGACACATCTGGTACGGCTAAAGATGTAATTGCTTGTTTTGAGAAACTAGGTGTGCCCTATGACATGAACCGG ATAGTTAAGATTAGGGACCCTGAGCAGCAGCTTGAGATGGTGGGTGTCCCTGAAGAGCACATTGAAGGGCATGCATTCCATTTGTACCATCTCACTTCTCCTGATGACAG TGTTTCATTTGAGTTCCAGCACAATGTTTGTGGCCGTTCAATCTACGCTGAAGGTACTATTGATGCTGCAATATTTCTGCATAGGAAG GTACAATCAAAGGATTCTAAGAGAATATATAATATGGATGATGTCTTGCGAGAAGGATACATGCGATAA